In Mastomys coucha isolate ucsf_1 unplaced genomic scaffold, UCSF_Mcou_1 pScaffold9, whole genome shotgun sequence, the genomic window TAAGGAATGTGGAAATAGTCATTATGTTGGGCCCTTTCTACATGATTATAGACTCGGAGAGGGGTACTTCCACTGTGTGTCCTGAGTCAAGACATGACTGACCAAGTACATCCCTCTGTGATTCACAGTCTTTGGGTTTCCGGTAGCATTAGTATGGGTTAAGACCTGCTTTGTCATGGGAGCTAGTCGATGTGACTCAACACACAGGCGGGGGGTGTGTTAGATATTAAAGTTCCATCTTTGTGTGGCCTCTTGTCACGCAGGCACATCTGTGCTTTGCACTGACAGCAGACCCAGCTGTTGCAGAGAGACAGTATTGGGGAAATGATAAGATTGTCATTTCCCAGTTGACTAATTTTTTTCCTCCACAGAAGGGCAGTATAAGTTTGAGTTTGATTCTGCACATGTGCCCCTGGCCTGCCGTTTGAGTCAGATATGGGGTTAACATGAAGTAAAATGACTCTTCCTGTTGTGTACGTGTAAATTACAAGAACAAAAGCAGGGTAACTTCTGGAGTTCACCAGGCTGCTTCTGAACATATCCAGACTTTTCCCCCCCACCAAAATGAGAACATGAATGTGGAAcgttcttctttttttgtttttttgtttttgtttgttttttcgagacagggtttctctgtgtagccctggctgtcctggaacttactctgtagaccacgctggccttgaactcagaaatccgcctgcctctgcctcccaaatgctggaattaaaggtgtgtgccaccaccgcccagctggaatGTTCTATTTTTGAACATTTCTGTGCAAAAAGAGGTCAACCTCATGTGGCCCCCTGTGACTCATGTAGGATTTATAGTCAAGAATGTTTGCTGTGTTGCTTTTATATACACAGGTCTAATAATTACCTTATTATGGATGGGTGCGATGTTAATTATTTACCTGTCACTTGGAAGAAGGGTTGCCTTGTATTAACATAAGAGTATGTAAGTTTCAGAGAGTATATAAGTTTCAGCTCCCTACACTAAAATGATAGTATAGTTGAAGGCTGTGTATGTAGAGGTGTTTCTGAGTTGATAACTATTGGATGAGAGCATTTGGGACTCATTATACTATGAATAaagtatattaatttttctatgaTGAAGCCTTTTAGAATTTCAAATGGTGGGGCAGGGGAGTTGGTTCAATCTGTGAAGTCCTTGCTATGAAAATATGAATATCTGAGTTGGAATCCACATAAAAGAGCCACAGAGTAAACAGTTCCAATCTCAGTGCCAGGGATATTGAGACAGAAGGATTCCTAGGGACCCACCGGCCAGCTGGCTTTGCCTGttcagtgagtttcaggctaatGAGACCCGGTCTCAGAAAAACACGACAAATAGTACCTAAGAGATTATCTAAAGCTGTCCTCCATAGGTACCTGCagatatttgtatacatatgccTATGcacatacaggaacacacacataaaggaaTCCTCAACTGTTTTTATTTAATCTGAATTAAAATACCAGAGAAGTCTTCATTTCAGCCACCCAGTGGGAAATATCCATTGTTTCTTTTTAGATGATTTTAAGCCAGCATCGATAGACACTTCCTGTGAAGGAGAGCTCCAGGTTGGCAAAGGAGATGAAGTCACCATCACACTCCCACACATCCCTGTAAGTTGTTTCCCATTTTGGTCTAATGTTCAAATTTCcttctgtttacttattttttttatttttttagatttttaaagagcTAACATAAGTAAAAAAAGGATTTAGGAGTCAGGTGGGTTCTTACTCATGTGTCTCGGGGCTTGGTTCAAGGTAGTTCTTTGTCTTTATTCCTGACTACCTCTCTCTGTCCAATATATAGTATAGTAGGCAAGGTTCTGTCTAGACAGTGGCCCCTTTGCTAGACATATATAACATTTATCCCAAGCAGTTCTGGAGAAAAGGACCCTGTGTGTCCTGCGTAGCAATTGCAGCTCCTGAACATAGAACAGCCAGAAGGCAGGCCAGGAGCCAGAGTGACATCTCTATATTTAGTAAGGGATCCAGTGCAGGCTGATGGTCCCGGGCAAGAACCAAAGTTTGGAACACTCAGCTAATTTAGGGGTGAAGAACTCATTTAAAAGCTGCACCAAAGACTTTGTAATGTAAGGCTGTCTTCAGGGCAGCACTTTGAGTCTGGGGGGTGGTAGCTCATTGATAGAGGCATGCATGAGGTCTTAGGGTCAACCCCCAGTTCAGCCAAAGGAAACCAGAAAGGAGACCTTGTGTTTGTGCTCACGACACTCTGGACTAGGGAGAGGCTTGAGGGAATGAAGGACTCAAGCACAAGGACCGGAGTTTGGGTGCctcagagcccatgtaaaaagctgggcagatGTGGCAGCTGCTGGTGAGCCCACATTTACGGAGGCAAGGACATGGTGTCCcggggcaagctggctagctagacttaGATTCAgcaaaagaccctgcctcaaaaaaagaaaagtggagagtgattgaggaaggtGCCTGGTGTCAGCTTTGGGCTTTTAGGtgcttgtatatacatacatgcacctgTACATATTCCTGCCCATACACAGAAAACTCgtgtacatgcatgcaccacacacacacacacacacacacacacacacacagtttcttagTACATGTCACAGCTctgtcctcaaacacagaaaGTTCTGTGACTGGTGACAGAATGATGCAGACTGCAGCAAACCTGGAAACCCTTGAGCAGAGGAAATGGCCTTTTCATTTGAACTCCTGTTTTATTACGTGTGGTCCATGGAAGATTACATCATCTCCCATTGGACCTTAATTTCCCAAGTGAGAAACAAAGGGGTTAGGTGCATGGTCCCTAAGCTCCCTTCAGATCTAAGTTTCTACTGTGCAGATAAGGGGCTGAAGAGCCAAGcaatttaatttgttgttttgttttgtgcttttataAAATCCGAACAACAAATTAAATCTTATATTTAACAAATACTAAGTCAATGTCCAATGTACTAGCCCATTACTAGGCCCTAAGAATTAACTCTAAACCAAATGAGTACATTTTCTGACATTGTGCAGCTTAGGGTCTGGAATTTAAATATAGGAATATATAGTAGTTGCTGGATACAATGCTTTCCTGTAATCTTAGCCTTTGAAAGGTGAAGCAAGGTGATTGAGAgtataaggctagcctgggctacatgagatcctgtttcaaaaccaaccaaataaacacttGTGGAAAACCAGAGAAGAGTTATTTGAACTTAACTGGAGGTTGAATAATTTAGACAGTGCCAAAATATAGCAGGCAGGCCAGTTAAAGCCATGAGGCAGGAACAAGAGCTTCTTCCTAAAGACCACAGACCCCAGAGATGGGTGGCGGAGTCAGGGGCCTGCCTTAAAGATGTCATCCTTTGGCTTGAGAGCAGCATGGGAGCTGTTGAAAGGCTCGGGGTGATGACTAACGTGGCTAGTTTCCACTCACCAGGCTAGTGGGCTGGCTACCCTTGCCTGAGGGGGAAGCCCTGGGCTCTTGTattacaaagaaatacaaagatcACTCCCTGCTCTAACCAGTTAGAATAGCTCTATGTAGTGTAGGACAAGGTTAATTGTCCTCGGTTTGTGCATTACtattctttgaaatatttctctACATTCTTAAAGTTTTATGCTATATTTCTTGACTACCTAAAACCAGGTGCTTACTATAACTCCTGGAAAGCTAGAGGAGTAAGACCGAGATGAGTCCTCTGCTCTTTCTGAGTGGCTCTGATGAAGGATTCGATGAAGCCGTGTCCTTGGTAAAGGTGGACTGTTCATAGCTGGTGTATTTATACTTATACTTCTGTGGCCAACAGGGGTCCACACCACCAATGACGGTGTTCAAAGGGAACAAACGGCCCTATCAGAAAGACTGTGTGCTCATTATTAACCATGACACTGGAGAGTATGTGCTGGAGAAGCTCAGCAGCAGCATTCAGGTCAAGAAGACAAGGTATGGCCGACTTCCGTGTCCTCCCTTCCTCTTGCACTGTAGGGATCAAAACTAGGGTCTCATGTGCTGAGAATAGCCTTAAGTGTTTCTAAATCTTTGTGGCATTTAGTCCAGTTTTATAAGGATATGAACATCTGCTTGCTCATAGTGTTCAGTCAGTAATATTAGCTACTCGTGTCTCAGACACATCAATAAAATATACGTTTTTCTCGAAtacagtaaaaagaaataatgcttttgagATCTAAAACATGAAGTCATTGGGGAGAACAGGGTATTTATAATTGAGCCAATTTTGTCAGGCTCATAACTGCTCTTATACTATCAAGTAGGGGATTCAATTTATATGTATAGGCTTAAAATTACaaaacagagccaggcagtggtggcacacgcctttaatcccagcacttgggaggcagaggcaggtagatttctgagtttgaggccagcctggtctacagagtgagttccaggacagccagggctacacagagaaaccctgtctcgaaaaaccaaaaaaaaaaaaaaaaaaaaccaaaaacttaaaaacagtaacaaaagaactttcctaatttttaaaatagtgaacTTTTGGGTTCATTCAATGTTAGAGTTTATTTGAAAGTCaatacattatataaacatactgtaatataattattataagatAATGACTAAGGTTCTTGTCGGGGAGGGTACTAGGCAGATGCAGAGCTTTGCACATAATATGcgagtgctcttaccactgagctaaatcacAAGTCCActaaataatttcattaatttatttatatatttacacccCAGTCACAGTgcccctctgtcctctcctcccattcctcccctcCCCGCTCCTTTTCACAGAACACTAAGTAGGTTTTTAGAGACTATTACAACTTGatatctgtttctgtttttctttcactcATTTCTCTAGAAAAGGAAACAGCTCCCATTTATTGAGATTACCATGGGCCAGTATGTTTTAGGTGTAGCACACTTAATCTTTACCTGTAATCTTAGAAAAGTGCTATTCTCTTGGAGAGTGGGGATTATAGAAGTTGTGATTTATCTAATTTGACTGCTAGAGCTAAGGCCTCACCTCAGGAGAAGTGCCCATGGTACTTGTTTCTGTCCTATCCTTTGTTGGTTTGTATCAGGGCCTGTTTTAAACATGCTACTCCTGGGATACCCATTTGCACTCCGTTCTCTGTCTACTCTGTGATTTGGGGACTATCAGCATACCTCCTGGGTACTTGTTATGCTCGCAGAATCTCAAGACTTACTAGGTCAGAACCTGCAGAGACCTCTAGGGAATTTGTGTAGATGCTTAGCTAAGAAACATTAGGCTAATTCATAATCCAGTTTATCCAGAAACTTGTATATCTATTATTACAACTTTATATTGAATTTAAGTCATAGTGTGATACTTTCTTGTAAAAATGCTTAGTCACATTATGTCTGTGTTTTATCTCCTTGCTGAGCTTAGATgtggcacatctgtaatctcagctcttggaagGCTATGGCTAAAGGATCTTGAATTCTAGGGTGTACATAGGTGAGCGCCTTGCAAGCAGAGGGTCATTTCACTGACCCTGCATCACTGGTGCGTAGTTCAGTTCTGGGATGCAGTAGACATAGGGATGTTGAATGCATTCTCATGGTGAAATTAAACAATTAGATTTTCAGTCACCTTGAAAGAATATTGGTTCTCCAGATGCTGCCTGTTTGCTTGGTCATCTTGAGAAATACTGTTTTGCCTCTTGATTTGATGTCTATTTCAGAGCTGAGGGAAGCAGTAAAATCCAAGCTCGAATGGAGCAGCAGTCCACTCGTCCCCCACAGCCATCACAGCCGTCACAGCTGccccctccacctccacccaTGCCCTTCCGAGCCCCGACGAAGCCTCCAGCAGGACCCAAAACTTCTCCCTTGAAGGATAACCCCTCACCTGAGCCCCAGCTGGATGACATCAAAAGAGGtagagagccagagccagagccagagccggGCCATTGTATGGGGTGGGCAAGGTGCTCTCGAGGAGCTCAGAGAGCTCGCTACCTACCATACAGATATCTCAACAGAGATCCCTGCTCTGGAGCTTGTGAGGACCGAGACTTTCTCATGGACATCATTGGACGAGAATGAGTCCATGCATGGTGGCTTGAATGTAACTGTCTTCTTAGAAGCTTAAGGTTTAAATAAGCGTTACTATCAACCAAAGCTTTACAGGACTGTAAAGTGCATAAAGAATATCCTATGTGTGTTGCTTCTGGGCTCATCTGCTGATCAGTGTGTGCAAATTAAGCACTTTACTAAGGGAATGCCACAAATGCCAGGGTTAGATGCTCTTTGCTGACTCAAAGCATGTAATCCTGAAAGGCCGAGGCCAATGGGTGAAATCTGGTCCAGAAGGACTTAGAGGTCTGCCTTGGGCCTTTCCTTTGCAGACTTGAGACAAGCTTACCTTGGCTTTTGTCCTATATGGTAGATTGTTCTGGTCCTCCTGACTCTCAGGCATTATGGGGCTAAGCATAGTTCACATTTATAAGGTTTATGGAACAAAAGCAATCCCTAGTAGAAaacaagaggagttgaaggcttGTTCCTGAGAGTTTGCCTTTGTTACTCTATAGAAATCTGCCTTCTCGTAGACACAGTCACCCTGAGTTTTGAACAGTTGTGGCACCTCTTAACTATTTTCCCTCTCTGATTCTAGAAAGCTATTGTGGAAGTTTCCACTGTAGTATAATGGGAATTAGGCCAAGAGTGGCCTGGAGCCATCTAACACCGTAGTGATGTTTGGACAGGAAAAATCTATGGCTGCATTGTTAGTCCTACAGGTATTCAGGGACATTGGATTGGTTAGGGAAAACATGGCTTTTTCACCTCTGGTAGACATCCACAAAGAATGCAGGACGAACAGAGCCATGATCAAATATGTGAGAGTCAAAAAGAGGGTGTGGCATTTCACCATGTGTCCTACCTTGCCAGGGCTTCTTTGGGAGTCAGAAAGGACTCAGGGTGACTCTGGCTGTCCAGCCTTAGCTCTGAGAGTCTGTTGACGTCGATCTCATTGTTGTTGAGCAGGTGCGATGTTTAGTACTGTCAGCTTGCAGGTTCTGAAGTCCCTGGTGATGTGCCTCTTGGCTCTCCTGTGAGGGCTTACTTAGCCTTTGGGCATGCTTTGAGGGATGGTCTGGATTAGACTGAGGAAGATGCACACACGCgtgcagcaccattccctggatGTGAGTCCCTGGCGTGAGCAGAGGCTTCAGCTGTCTCTCTTCAGTCTCAGGCTCCTACCTCTGTGGCATCCCTTATAGGCTGGactggaactgtgagccacaataaatcctttcttctgccAGAGTTTTTAATCTCAGTGacggagagagaaacaaagacaggagcATCTAAATAAGTCCTTAGACTTCCAACTGCTAGATAAAcgcttttctattctttttctcttacttgGGGTTTTATACAATAattcatatttgtttttgtttttttgtctgtgaCAGGTCTTGCTCTGTAACGCAGTCTGCTCTTGAACTCAAAGTCTTCCTAACTGCAGTGCCCAACTGCTAGGTTAGAGCACACACCACACCCAGATCAAAGTATTTAAGGGACTAATGAATAACCCTGATGTGTTTCTTACACAGAAGAGTCATTCTAAAACaggcattttgtttattttggtgaaTTCAGTATTCCCATCAACCCTAGAGACAGAGTAGGTCTTCTTGTTGGTTTTGGGGGTTCCCCTGCTGCAGTTGGTTCATCTCATAGTTGTGTCGTTGCAGAGCTGAGGGCCGAGGTGGACATTATTGAGCAGATGAGCAGCAGCAGCGGGAGCAGCTCTTCCGACTCTGAGAGCTCCTCAGGAAGTGATGACGACAGCTCCAGCAGCGCAGGCGAGGACAATGGCCCAGCCTCTCCTCTGCAGCCCTCACACCAGCAGCCCTACAACAGCAGGCCTGCAGTAGCCAACGGGACCAGCAGGCCCCAAGGAAGCGCTCAGCTCATGAACACGCTCAGTAAGTGTGCCCTCCTTTGGTGCCTGAGGGTCATATGCAGCCTCATTTGCCTTGTGCTAGAACCTATCAACTATAGGTGGTTAGGGCAAAGGAAAGGGTTTGATGAAGACAAACTGGGGAGGCCCAAAACGCCcagtcttttcattctttttcctcttactTGTGACTATGACTTCTGCCAAGTGCTTAAACTTGGTTGTGTAGGCTCTTCAGTTTTCCATATACCAGGTTTAAGATATGCCTCCATTGCCCATCTCCTAGCCTTTAAAAGTTAATTACTTCTTTGGACACCTCCTAGCCTTTGGCAAGTGAAAAGAAGGAGTGTTGTCATGTTTGGGTAGCTATTCCtccatttgatataaaacagagGAAAGCCAGAATAAAGTTGGCTTTGTTTCAGAGTGGGCCAGCTGTGCTCTCTCCCTGGAATCTTCCATGGTGAATAGTCTCCCTCCTGGTAATCTTCTTTGAGGAGCTAGAAGGCCTGGCAGCAGAGGTGGGACTGCAGACCTCGTTAACCCTGCAGTGTTGCCCggacagtcattaatagtctcagcACTGTGGACATTCCAGGCTGGGTACTTCCTTCCTTCAGGGCTGTGCAGTACCTTGGAGGATGTGTAGGGTGTGCCTGACCTCTACCCACTCAGGCACTGCCGATCCTTCCACCTGCTAACCTCAGGCACCTCAGCAGTGTGCCTGGTGTGCCCTATCTGCGGTGTAAGTTGAGGTCCAGGTAGAAAGTCTGTCCTTACAGTCAGAAGAGTAAGTCCTTGGGATGGGGATGGGTCCTCTGAAAGGGTTCCAGGAACAGAGAAAAGCTGGGCTAGAAGTTAGAAATACAGACCTTCACTTTCATCCAGCTGATATCAGCTGAGATTCTTTTGTATACATTTCTGTTATGTGAGCTTAAAGTGTCAAGTCCTTTGAAATCCTAGGTACCTATATCCCAAATAAGAAACTGGAGTTTCCCTAAGGGCTGACTAGTTCAAACTTGAGATTTAAAGTAATATTAATACCTTGGACAGCGATGGGCAGAGAGGACATTGGATTAGTGTACTACAGATGTAAGTAGCACTCAGCTTCCATAATGGGATGCTTCTTCCTTAGCTCTTTTGGTATTTGGGATGGTGGCATAgtaccagactggccttgagtttgtgatcctcctgcctcagcctccttggtactgagattataggcatgaaccaccacacctggctctacttagctttttttaaaacaacttaatgaagctgcagagatggcttagggaTTAGAAGCACTTGTCCTttcagatgacctgggttcaattcctagcacacacatggcagctcacaaccactccagttccaggggatccagcttCTTCTTACCTCCAAGGGTACCAGACACCACACTGtgtagacatgcatgcaagcCAAACTCtggtatgcataaaataaaataatctaattatAAAGCAACTTCATGTGAGCTAGTCTGACAAATGCTGTatgttatttacttttttttttgccatttgtgAACATATTTAAACCTGTTTTGCTGCTCCTCTTCAGTACTAACAGGCGGTACCCGACTGCTTTGCACATGATGAAGGTGCGGTTGCACCAGCCTTCTCCAGGAGCCAAATAGGTTTTTCTGCCTAATAAATTGGATTAgcaaagtttttttgtttttcatttttatttgtttgctttttaatttttaaattatatttattcttttttatcttttgtgtgtTTTGACTGCCTATGTGTTGCTCCACATACATTGATGCCCGAAGAGGCCAGAAAGGGCattggaccccctggaactgctgttatagatggttgtaagccactaatgtaggtgctaggaatcgaacctggattctctgcaagagcaacaagtgctctttatctttgagccatgtctccagccctgattAACAAGCTTTTACTGTGATGTGATAGCTGAGCAGCCAGCCAAAGAATCTTAAGGAAGTCTTGGTATTTTAAGAGAAGGCAAAATAAAGCATAATAAAGTGTAGTGAGTTACGTTACAGGTAGAGCCCAGGGCAGTGGAGAGGCAGCGGAGCCACGGAAGTCGCTAATGGCCAGTGGCCGTGCTTTCAgtttgactttgttttctttcataggAAATGACTTGCAGCTAAGTGAGTCTGGCAGTGACAGTGATGACTAGCATCAGGCTTTTGAAATCTGCTTTCTGGTACGCGAACATGCTGCAAGACCCAGCTCCGTCTGCCGGGACCACACGCCATAGGACGATGTTGCGAATCAGAGCCAATAGGAGTTAAGGCCTGGAAGCACTCAGATACTCAGTCTTtaacttggtggtggtgggtgaaTTTCTCATGTAATTTTTGAACAATCTCTTGATTCAGAGTTTAAGTATATCTATAGGAGAACTAAcagaattctgttttatttggtTAACATTGTTAATGAAAAACAGACCAATGTACCCTGGTCTAGGACACTCAAAGTTCGTATCTTCATAGGCCAGTAATTCGGCTGGGTGCTCTTTATCAGTAAAATATAAGTCTTTTAAGgacatggaaagaaaagagatccTCAAATTGTGTCATAAGATACATTAAGACCACTTTACAGTGTTGATACAAAGTGGTAAGGAAGTTTTTTGTGACCTAGTTTGACAAGACCATAGAAGTTGGCCTTGGCAGAGCCTTTGGGTCagttgaggtgtgtgtgtgtgtgtgtgtgtgtgtgtgtgtgtgtgtgtgtgtgtttagatccAATAGCTCAGTCCAGCACAGCTAGGAAAAGGGAAGCACACAGCAGCAGGCTTGCTCACTCCTTCCTCTTTGGAATTACACTTGCTGATTTCAGATTCTTTTGCATGGAACTTTCTGTTGGATtccaaaagacagaaaagcattGATGGCATTCAACTTGGATTCAGACTCAGGCAGTTCCAGCACATTCAAGGCAGAGTGAGCAGATTGAACAGCCACCGCCGTGCTGACACACATCCTCAGCTCATCTGAGGCTTTTGCTTTCATGCGAATCCATCCCTAGGTTGTTCTTCATTCCCAGGATGTTAGCAGAGGGTAGGAATCAAAGAGGGATGTAGTGAAGAACCTCTAAGCACATTCACCAGCAGCAAGCCTCCACAGATGAGAATCCAGACAGGAGTTGGGGAGTATAGGACAGGCTTCAAAGCTGTTTGCTTTTGTGCCACTCTTTGTGCCTGACTCCCAGCCTGAGGGGgtatttttatagaaaagaatcACAAGATTGCCTTTTGCTGTGTGCCATTTCCAAATAAATGTTCTTGCTGGAAAATGGTCACTAGTCAGTGTTCCACATTGAGGAAGTGTGTGGTGACTTGTGTGTCGCTGCCCATCTCTGTAGTCTGAATGACTATATCCTAGGAAATCCCTATCTTCCCTTTAAGACATTAATAATACTGTTCTTTCCTCGGGTTTCTCTGCTTACCACTTTCCTCCTGCACTAGTGGAGGAAGGTGGTCTGGACCTAAAAAGGAACTGAATAGTCCATGGTGGGGCCTTAGGTCATATAGGCCAACTATGTGGTCCACGCACCATATAGATCCACTGATCCACAGAGACTGGAGTGAGCTGAGATGGGCTAGGGGCCATTGCCCAGCAGCACACCTGCACCTCTGCACAAGCTCAGATGCAGAGTGTGCACTGGTACCTGGTGCTTAGTCTTGGCCCACTGGGAGATGCTCGGTGGATCCAATGCCAGGTGGGAACCTATTTATAGCAAACTGATAATTGCTTTATAATTCTTTGGTAATGATAGCTCAGGGAAGGTGAAGGTTATGACTGGGTGACTTGAATTGTCACTAGATGTGGGGATTGAATTGTTTTACTGCTTGTAACCTGTTCAGACTGTGGcaggttccaggaacttgaactAAAAATGCCTCTTTAAGTCTTCCCTTGCCCCGCTTTTCTCCAAAagccttggtttgtgttggcATGCTAGTTGGTGACTGTTGCCATAGGAGGTACTTGCATGTGGCACTGGCTTTGATAAATCGAGCTTTCTGTGCCTCAGACTACCCAGTCACCTGGCTTACCAGCAACACATGTCATTCTGTAGATGGCTCCAGTTTTTGCTCTCTGCACAAATCCTTTGGTGGTTCTTTCCACTTCTCCCACCAGAGTAAGAAAGCTATTTTTGGAGATCCAGAATGTAGCCTCCCAGATGGCTTCTCAGGGGTATCCTTGTGCCAACCAAAggactccctcccttcctgtccctgTGCCTTTGCTGTTCCCTCCTCTTCACCCGCTCTAAACCTCTCTCTAGAGCTCCTCAGACACTATTTCACcaactcttcatttctttcaacCTATGTGTACGCCCTGGTGTACATACAAACTACCATTCTACCTGGTCTCTGTTGGTATTAGCGCCTCAAAAGCAGGGGCTGTCATCATGGAACTAGACATGCAGGTGCTCCTACTCTGGTTGGGGAAGATACGGAGACAACTACTAGTTGAAGGATGGAGGGTAAACAGAGAAACATTCCAGGCATTGAGACAAAGCTAGAAATATACCCATGAAAGTCTCTACTGAATCTGTAAATTACCTTTTATTTGCTCTATGCAATGTTCACTTGGGTGAGTTGGAAAGACTAATTCTACAGAGATGCCATGGAAATCCTTTGAAAAACATTGGGAAAATGCAATACAGATGAACTAGAGATTTGTATAATGCCACTTGTTAGCTTATTTCTATAGCAGAATAATTTTCTCTGTGGGTGATGTGCTGTAGTAATAGGGAAACTTGaaaattccaaagtccttccCTTTTTTGAgagactggttttgtgtgtgtgtgtgtgtgtgtgtgtgtgtgtgtgagagagagagagagagagagagagagagagagagagagagagagacaggaagagagagggaggagagagagatatttattaattattttaaaagagaattattttgTAGATGTGTATTAAGTAAGAACAGCCAAACTGGATCTTT contains:
- the Eaf1 gene encoding ELL-associated factor 1, with the translated sequence MALPPLFPLGKRKSLPNAGTAAALLPQSLSRRGVDWFPGSGGRGLGSVRAPQLCPGSAVLRAARAGIWDCGRARRAPIRVPGKCKAMNGTANPLLDREEHCLRLGESFEKRPRASFHTIRYDFKPASIDTSCEGELQVGKGDEVTITLPHIPGSTPPMTVFKGNKRPYQKDCVLIINHDTGEYVLEKLSSSIQVKKTRAEGSSKIQARMEQQSTRPPQPSQPSQLPPPPPPMPFRAPTKPPAGPKTSPLKDNPSPEPQLDDIKRELRAEVDIIEQMSSSSGSSSSDSESSSGSDDDSSSSAGEDNGPASPLQPSHQQPYNSRPAVANGTSRPQGSAQLMNTLRNDLQLSESGSDSDD